The stretch of DNA tcctacgaaATCTCCGTAGAAGTTTTGGTCAAGTGTTTGGTTTCATATTACCTCTTGTTGATACTTAGAAATGGAGTTATCTAATTAACTAAAATTTAAGGTGGGTTGGGTaagttaattaaaatgctaggaggctagatggtggaattagggagctcatgcttatttaATATTACTTAGCCCTAAAGcctttttgtgagccttcatgtgcatattccttgatttaaTTATTCACGTAAgccttgcgagtacctttgtactcatgttgctttgttatactaagttgcaggtgagctggaagtggtgtttggccatttctaccccgctgaacccggcgcgggcgaggaataggccaatatggtcaatggtatccttgagcaagacgccattattATTTATCGATATAATTTCCGCTGCGTATCGTACCTGGGATCATCATGTTAAACATTAAACACTATAGTTTTTATCTCTTCTATGTTatttgtgagcccgaggcttgtatccCTCTTTTGAACCTTAAATTTCAGATTGGAACCTTTCCTTAAATTAATGTTGTAATGGTTAGTCGCTTAACTTTGTATTAAAacttgctctttgtggatcattggtgatgtatgagcttgtgacggtatgtgcatgtgcatgatcttgggcatatgttggagcacataccgggactaccggatttaaCATTATTTTCAGCGAAAGTTAAGTTGGTCCTTGgtagtttagatgtgggttaacccgtggcgcgccattggtgcgagtgcgtgttaACTCTCACCTTCATGATAAGGACTGAcggtttcgcttaaaatgatgttaaattgggtgggcgtggcggtaaaacaccgacagctagcgcgccaggtaggagtgttcatcgagcatccaccggagaactcgatggcatctttctgcTTCATCAGCACCGTGCTCGATGAGGCTACAATTTTCATCTTTAGCTCGTGGATATACGTTGCAAACAGCTCGGGtagcttcaacagccacctagccgacTTCAGGAAGCCGGAGGTCTCTACACCAACTCGATGCAGCGACCTCGATAAGTTTATCAACAGTctcgatgagttgctgctccctgaCCATGTTGGGAATATCGAGACGACATCTgttttcgacgcgacttcaaCTCGCGCTGCACCAAGAAATTATGTCATGTTCATGCATTTATTGAACGTTAATTTCTAGCCACACAATTATAAGAatcattttttaaaaaataaatttatttgTGACCTATTTGGAAAGAGCAGATTGCATCTGTCCAATGAAAAAGGAGGTGGGACCACAAGTCCAACTAAAATTAAGTTTATTAAGATTTCTTAGATGATTTTATCTACACTAAAGACATATGAAAACGTTCATGCATAATTTTTGCTAAATAAAACACCTGACCATTATATTAGCCTAAAAAATATTAAGCTAGCTAGCCAGAAATTCCACTGTGTTTTTTGCACTTGACTAGGCGGATAGTCAATCGGAAGATAACTTCGATTCGTCTGGTTTTTCCTAGCATTTTACTCTTAAGGCCTTACAGCCTTGCTTCCCATTATTGTCAAGCACGTGTGTGGCCCAGCCTATAAGGGCCATACGGACTTGACGTCATCCCCACCTTCCTCCAGTATCTCACTAGCAGTCCCTTGTGAGCGGCTAGCTCGTATCACCTTGTTAGTTATTCTAAACCTAAAGTTTACAACAATTCCGCTTGTGCTCGTGTGGTATGTTTGATCTGGTTTGAAATTGGGTTGGGATTTGGCAAAATCAAGGATCCAGAGGCGCCGTGTTGTGACACAAGACCGCTTTAAATCTATATGGTGATTATTACTGTCTCTATTCTGAATTATAAATTATTCtaatttttttaaatatatagTTTTTTCTATGCATCTATATCTAATACATagtaaaaaattatatatctaaaaacaatAAAATAAACTATAATTTTGACGGGAGGAAATACTTCCCAGCTGTTTAGCAAGCCACTACTCTAAGGCCCTGTTCGTTttctaccctctaaattttagatccATCACATCAAATAGAATCTTAtaatttagaagtattaaataaaatctaattacaaaactttttgcacagatgggtgctaattcgcgagaaaaatttaatgagcctaattaatccataatttgccacagtgatgctacagtaatcatccgctaattatggactaatatatctcattagattcgtctcgcgaattagccctagagttctgcaattagttttgtaattagattttatttaatacttctaaatgataagattctctttgatacgACGCTCTGGGTACCCCAGGAAACAAATGGCCGCTAAGTCGGACTCGGCCCCTCCCCGATCGGAGCAGCAAGCATCGGGCAACCAACCCGCGCTCTGCCGCTGCCAGTTGACACCGATTCGAACTCAAGTCGGAGTCGGAGCCGCCCGTCTCGCCAAACCGCCATAAATATGGCCTCCCTCCGTCGCCATCTCCAAACTCGCTGATCCATCCATCCCTTCCCCAGTTCTCCCTCTCCGCCGATCCGCTAGCTTCTCCGGCAAAACCTAGCAGCTGTTGCGCGCTTGCTCCCGGCGAACCATGTGCAGCCTCGCTCCCCCCGCCGGTCTCAGCTTCCACGCCACCGCGTTCCCCGACAGGCGGCTCGGCGTCGCCGCAGCCGCGCCCGCGGGTTACGGCGGGATGGCAAGGGTACCGGCCCGCCGCGTCGGCGCCGAGgcgtcctccgcgcgcgcccAGAAGCGCGCTCGCGACGGCTCGGACGGGAAGACCAGGGCCGGGGAGGgcttcgccgccggcgaggtgcCCGTCGTCCCTGCGCCGGGGCAGCAGCGCCTCCAGGAGCGGATGAGGGCGGAGCTCGATGCCGTCCGCGCTCTCCACCGGAAGGCGGTGCTCTTGTGCCGTGGCGCTGCTGgcagaagcggcggcggcgcaaggtTCTCGGCCGCCGGATCAGGACGGGAGGCGGCAGCGAAGAGGAGCGAAACGTGCCCGTCGAAATCAGCGACGACGGAGGCGGCGCATCAGAAGGAATCAGTGAAGCAGCCGCAGGCCCCGGTgcagcgcgccgccgccccgccgagcgCCGCCAAGGAAGATGTTCGGAAGAGGCGGCGGGTGGACGACGAGATCGCGCGCGCGAGGGAGGAGTGCCGCCAGCAGGTGCTGGAGGCGGAGAGGACGGCGCTGCCCGACGAGACGGTGTACCCGCACGAGCTGGCGGAGCTCGGCATCGCGTTCGAGTACGCCGTGACCCGGACGAGGAGCCAGGCGCTGGCGCAGGATCTTTCCGCAGCAACGCGCAGATGATTTGGCGGCGGTGAAGGCATGGATCGAGTTGGTAGGAGTAGCCGCCTCCGCCTAGCTAGGAGGATTGTAGGCGACGTGCTCTGAAAGTGAAGCATGGCCTTTTCGGATGTACGCTGTTTCCTGCAACTCAACTTTGTATTCTGTCTGACTGAGAGGTTTTATTCTTTAAAAAAATCTTTGTAATTTGTTCAAAGTATTATTGTTTTTAGCATACCCCTATTTCAGCACAAAAGTTGGACCTCTGTTCAAAGTATTCTGACCATTAACGGATTCGTTGCAGTGCTTTCTTCTTGCACTGTAATTGCAGCCGCTGTGACTGTCAATGTGAATGTGACCCAGCCATTAGAGGCCTCTCGGTCCTCCGATTGGTCATGCAGTTCCGAAGGTCTGCAGACAGTTCTGTTACTGGATTCCAGCACAGAATTATGGCTCAGAGTTCTTGCAGCCGATCGGCGTGGACGGTAATTTTGCCGAGCCCCGATGCGTCGTTGGCGTGGGGCGGATTGGTGGCTCAGCTGCCGGCAATGCAAGTCGTCAAAAGATCAGGAGATGCTTTGATCCATCGCCCATTGGTCATTCTCACCACTTTGTAAGCAGTGGTGCGAAAGGAACAGCCAGGTATTCAGACTTCCGGAGATGACAACTCGGTGAATGCGTCCGGGTTGGTGCACTGGATCGGAGCAGAAGGCGAGGAGCCGAGAACTAATGCTTGGTCGGCAACCGGATGTTGTCGGATTTTCTTCAGTTACGGGCATAATGCATTTTTGTTCTAGTACTACGTTTGCCTCCTTTCGATCATAGTGGTAGCCATTTCAGTTCATATATTAACCTCAATTCAGAAATTTACCCAGCCAAGCATCGTGTAAAGGTCACTCTTTTTTTTTACTGTTCTCGGAAAATCTGTGTGTCCTACCTATAAGCCACAAGGACGACAAAAGTAACTCAAATCAAAAGCTCTAGAGCAACATAAAGGGGAATCAGGCGGATCTGGTGGGGGAGTGAAGCTTGCTAGTTCTGCTGTTCATTTGGAGAGTGAATTTCATTCGGATTTAGTGTACACAGAAAGGAAAGTCATGAGGTTTTGAAATTTTTGCCGGGTTCATCGATCTAAGTCTAACCAGTCTTGCCGCTCCATTTCTATTAATTTGAAATATTTCAATAAGGGAAAAGCGTACTGTTCGGCAGACCTTGTCGCTTGTCTAGTGCATGATTTTCTTCCTCTTTTAAACCATATTTTTTTCCGCTATAAAATAATATTTGGACTCTATGGTAGACCAGCTAGATGCGTGTGCTATTCAAAAGAGTCGCTAGAAGTTCTTTTCACGCTTGTTTTCTAAGAAAAGAAATATGATAATAAGATTTTTAGCGAAATTGCTATTGTGCAGAATTCAAATGTGCAACAAGCCATCAGATATATGATACTGATTACAAATATATTAGGCACAATATTTTACTAAGTAAACTTTACGTGCTAGTGTTAATTATTGCTAATTTTTGTTTTGAGTAGCTATTAGATATGGATTTTCTGTTTCACTTTCAAATTTCCACGAATTCATCCTTTTCACACTTAAAAGGgatctattcaaacaattcttcGAATCGAATGTAAGATTTTGCAAAACCACTCAGTTGCAAAACAATGTAGATCCAAAATTCACAATTCACATGTAGATTCAATAATTGCAATTCGTATCTAGATTCAACGTACAGCCAGTGTTAATCGGCAACCATACAAGATTAGTGTCTCACGACAGAATACAAACAGTTAGTTTTGCAGGAAACAGGGTGCATCAAAAACCAACACCATGCTCCATGCATCGATGATCAATCAACGTTGACTACAACTACAATCCTAGGCTACTCCAACCAAGATCCTGTCCTGCGACAGTGCCTGGCTCCTCGTCCGCGTCACGACGTACTCGTCGGCGATACCGAGCTCCTCCAAGTCTTGCGGGTATATGGTCTCGTCCGGAAGCGCCGCCATCTCCATCTCAAGCACCTGCCGGCGACACTCCTCTCTCGCGCGTGCAATCTCCTCCATCCGCCGAGTCCTCTGAACCTCCTCGTCGGTCTTCTTGGTCTTACGCTCCTGCAGCCGCGGCGCCGTGGCGCGTTGGACCCGGGGCTGCTGCTTCACTGGTTTCTTGATCTGATGCGCCACCTCCATCTTCCTTCGCTTCGCTGCCGCCTCCAACGATGCCTCCCGTCGTGGCCCAGCGGTCGAGAACCGCGCGTCGCCCttggcggcgggggccgcgccGCTTCTGCCGGCGCCGCGGCACAAGAGCACGGCCTTCTTGTGGAGTTCGCGGACAGCTTCGAGCTCCGCCTTCATCCTCTCCTGGAGACGCTGCTGCCCCGGCGCAGGGACGACGGACGCCTTGCCGGCGGCAAAGCTGTCCCGGAGGCAGGTCTTGCCGTCCAAGCTGTCGCGGGCGCGCTTCTGGGTGCGCGCGGGCTCCCCTGCCATCACGCCGCAAGCCATGCGACTGCCGCGCCGCCTGTCGAGGAACGCAGTGCTGTCGAAGCAGACAGCGGCGCAAGGAGCGAGCGAGGCTGTCCCCCACGGCGCCACGAGCAAGCGCTGCTCGGATCGGCGGTGGGAAGGAGGGGGAGAATGGAATAGATGGATCGACGACGAGATTGAAGACTGGGACGGAGGCCAAGCCTGCTCGGATCGGCGGAGGGAAGGAGGGGAGAAGGGAACGGATGGATCAACGAGATTGGAGAATTTGACGGAGGCCATATTTACGGCGGCGATATGGGTCTCCGGCTCCGACTTCGAGTCGAGTTCAGCTGGCAGCGGCAGGACGCGCGTGTCTGTTGCCGATGGTGGCGCTGGGTCCGAATCCGATCGCGCCACGATTTCGCActcgaagaagcttgccggtgCTAATCACCTGAAAAATTAACCACCACGGCAACTGAAAAATTAACAGACAGGCTAATCCAGACCAGGATGAGAAAAGTGCACAAAAAGGTTCCACGGGAATGAACCACGTCGTTGTGATTATTATTTAATGGTGTGTGTTAACTGGTGAAATAAACAAGAGTAAAGTTACCATTTTCCAATCGGATAGAGGCATGGAGCACAGCAGCGTCCTTGCAAATGCAGGGCGCGTCAGAGCAATTGCACGCACGTCAACTCGAAAAGCAAGGGCTACATTCTGTCCGGGACTCTGAATCTGGAAAGTAAGTTTCAGAGCATCTCCAGCAAACTACTTATCTTATGCTCTATATATTTTCTCTCTTTATCATCACtaatatttttttaattttggTAACCAGTGCTTTAGCAGATTACTCAACGGATAGGTAGGGTGGAGGGAGGAATCCTTTACATTTGAGCAAGAGGGGAGGTTTATTTTGGCGACCGTCAAATTTTTTTTATTGGCGATGGAATAGGTAATCTGCTTGAGCATATTCTATTACCAAAATGATAGTTTTTTAGTATTGGAAAGAGAGATGAATAatctgctggagatgctctaaggCAGCTTACTTACTCAAAGAGAAAACCTGATGAATTCGCCTGAACTTCATAAATTGAGGATTCAGGGCACTCCAATGAGAAAACCTGATGAATTCGCCTGAACTTTATAAATTGAGGATTCACGGCACTCCAATGCCAGTACAAATTGAAGTTGTGGTTAAACTTGTGCCGAAAGCACATGAATACATGATGCATTATGCTTTGCTAAATGCTACTTTTCTTTCAGTTCTGCAAGTCCATCTCTGACAGCAATTCCAGTAGCTTGACAGTTATGAACAATTTCTGCCAACCTAGTTACATCAATCTTTGGCTCCTAAACTTTCCCACGTCCCAGCTCAATTTTCACCATAACTTCAATATATTTTTACTTCATAttcatccaaatacatttttctGATCCCTCAACTTAAATCAACCTAGATTCACTGATTGGACCGAAACATAGAGCCCATTCGTTACATATGCGTATACTTGTAGTATACTAACTTGCTAGTTCTATTACAGATTCAGGCATTCAGCTGAACCAGCCTGTGCTAAAAAGTATACAACCAGAAAACAGCGCGAGACACCAAATCAACTGAAGATGCAGGCCCTAGACAGCAGAAGAAAACCCAGAATATTTGCAGCGATGAGAGGAACAACATATTGCAATTAAAGCTGCAACTTCAGAGTTCATTTCAGGTTCTTGTTGAACCAGTCGATTGTGTCCCCCATCGCTTCCTCAGCACTCTCCACGGCAGCCACGTCATCATGGCTGTATCTCACGCTCCACCCATGTGCCACACCAGGGAAAATCTTTACGAAGTGAGCAACCTGCAGATCGAAAGAGCGAAATCGATccaggatcagaagctgcacaGAAGCAATACCAATAGCTAGAAAAGAATCAAAGGCATGGCTGCCATGATTTGGATGGAGCTTGTGACACAGTTTAGCACTAAGTAATTCAATTTTGGCTGATTCTGTAACTCTAGGAAATGGTCTAGCTTGTGGATTAAGCTGCTGAAAAGTGAAAACTTACTCCTGAGTTTGCTGAAAGGACCTGCTCGAATTGCTTGATTAATTCTGGTGGAGAGATATGATCAATCTCAGCTCCAAGTATCGAAATCGGGCACTTGACCTCTGATGTTAAGTAGCAGGTGCTATTGTTAGGTTTTGAATCATTTGCAATAGAATCATAGAGAAGTGTTAGAGCGCCTCCAAAAATAAAGAGAAAGAAGATTGGCCTTTGATATCATCAACTGTAATAGGCCCAGGGTGCAATACTACAGCAGCCTGGATCTCATGAGCTTTTGCCAACTCCACAATGACAACTCCTAAATGTGAGAGAAGACACAATGCTCAGCAGGCAATATTTTAAGTTGACAACTAAAGCATGGTACAAAAGATGGTATTTACCACCCCAGCAGTAACCTGCAGCCCCAACATACGACACTCCCTTCTCCTTTAGAGCAGCAATAACTGGTTTTGCCTCTTCAAACCCTTTTTTCTAACAAAAGATACATATTTTTTTCATGAATTTATTTCATAAAATAATTTTAACAAAAAAAGAGGCGCGAAGAAACCACTGCAAAATAATTCCCCACAATTCATGTTGTGTGTGAAGTTTAAGATGATACAAGGGCAGCAGAGTAAGATATGTGTACATCTAGCTATCTCAAACATCGTAATCAAGAATTCAAGATTATGTGTCCTATAACTCTTATACATGCCTACCTAAGTCTAAAATTTCCAAAGCATGCTAGAACTAGAATTAGTGAACTTTAGTACCCAATTGATTTTGAATATGGTATGAAAATTTTATATTTCTCACTAAACCATTTGCGTATATGCAATTAAGGAAACTTTTAGTCAATAAGAAGCATCCTAAGCAGATTATTGTGAGTAGGAAATAACAGATAGGACCGAACTATCCCCTACAGTACATTTTATTGGAAAGTCATCAGCCACTGTGTTGCCATCTAGATGTCTACATACATGAGGTAGATCATTCTTTGCTATCCTTTTCACTCTTTTATTTATTATTCTCTCAACTTGGTTTCTCACTTGCATAAGAAGTTAAAATACTTAGGTTAGCAACAAAAAACGAAAAAGGTGGTCCCAAATATTTACAGATAAAAGTTCACAAAATGGCCAGGGGAGAACGAACCGGAGAATGTGATTTTATCCACACAGGTAGAGGCCTCTCAGCATTATTAGGTGTGTAAGGATCCCCATGTAGGAAATCTGGTACCACAACAAAGTAACCAGACAAAGCAACCTTGTCGGCTATTTTCCTTCAGGAGATAAGTGGTTCGATTAGTCATGAGATAACCGATTAGATTACTATCAGAATCCATTTATCACCGACACTTATTAGTGCATAGAACAAACATGGAAGTACCAATAGACTTTGCAACCAGATTTAATAACCAGATTCAGTTCTAAGACAGTAACAAAATATGTGGCATCAAGTCCCAGTCTGTGAAAACATTCAGATGAAACATTATTTATCCAAAGTGAAGGGGAGCAATCAATAGATTGTGTTGTATATTTTCCCTAAAAAAATAGATTGTGTTGTATAAATGGTTGGTTCACAAAAGTAGAGAACGAGGACTAGCTGATTATCCGAATATGTAGCAGTCACCGTGATGAATTTCCACAGTTAACTAGCAGAACACGGTGAATGATCACCCACTGGCCTAAACTATAAACATTTACTGTCCAACTGGAACGCAGCAACGTGATACAAGTAACATCAGTACTATTCAGTACTCAGTAGCAAACATCACTCAAACATATCGTTGGAAATCATAGTGAAATTATTTCCAACTATCCTAGCGATTTTACATATCTCCAGTGGGGAGGACCTTTACAAACCACAAATTATgaccaagaaaaaaaaagtcaACTGTCGTTTGGCACAGAGATACATACCTCAGATTCGGCGATTCGAACCCTGCAAAAGGAGAAGGGCTGTCACTTGCCACTTGTTCCTATCCCGAGCAAAAGAGTTGCGGGGGCAGAGAGCTGGCGATTGATAGATTTTGGAGTGGGGGAACGGAGAGCAGCAGTTACCCATTATCTAAAAAAGAGAGCAGCAATTACcgaagatgtcggagatgaggATGACGGCGGCCTTGGACTCGTCGGAGCCCGCGAGGTAGGCCTTGAGCCCGCCGAAGCTGTCGACGACCttgccctccccgccggcggggTTCAGCGCCGGAGGGTTATCGCAGCACTGCGAGCTCGCCATTCTCTGTCTCTCTGTCGCTTTCGCAGTTGCGCACGCTCTCCTTTTTCAAGGCTACCAATGTGCTGAATGTTCAAACCGCCGGCAAACCCAACAAACAGCAACATTCCACCCGTGAGCTCGTAGGCTGGGCCTGAAGATTCGCTGCTGCGGATCGGTCGGCCGACTAGGGCCTAAATGCAAAAGTCGGATTACTCATAGAATCGAGTTACGAGAGTCATCCGACTTTTAGATTTTTTAAAATCGAGTctttaaaatttaaaataagCGGAAACAAACAGGATCCAAGTCCCGAGTCCCAAATCCCAACCCACGCCGAGCTGCAGCAGCGCCTGGTTCTAATTAGAAAATTGAAGACTTCAAATAAACTGGAAGAATATTGAGATATTTTTAATATATTTGTTCCCGGTCACTCCCTACATCTAAAATTATAGATCATTT from Panicum hallii strain FIL2 chromosome 3, PHallii_v3.1, whole genome shotgun sequence encodes:
- the LOC112888133 gene encoding endo-1,3;1,4-beta-D-glucanase-like codes for the protein MASSQCCDNPPALNPAGGEGKVVDSFGGLKAYLAGSDESKAAVILISDIFGFESPNLRKIADKVALSGYFVVVPDFLHGDPYTPNNAERPLPVWIKSHSPKKGFEEAKPVIAALKEKGVSYVGAAGYCWGGVVIVELAKAHEIQAAVVLHPGPITVDDIKEVKCPISILGAEIDHISPPELIKQFEQVLSANSGVAHFVKIFPGVAHGWSVRYSHDDVAAVESAEEAMGDTIDWFNKNLK